A window from Leptothermofonsia sichuanensis E412 encodes these proteins:
- a CDS encoding WD40 repeat domain-containing protein, with protein sequence MFSQFQAAEARRKQAEMNEINAISLSSTVRPWNLQGKVLQTLQGHQSRVLDISFSPDGRWIATASADKTVKLWNRQGKLLKTLNGHSNNVNSVRFSPDGQRFATASSDRTVILWNRDGNPLQTLKGHGNEVKRAVFSPNGQLIATASTDQTVKLWTLDGKPSTTLAGHQRGVWDVVFSPDGNGLATASDDKTARLWKLDGTLLHTLSDHTDGVLCVSFSPDGQTLATSGYDQTVKLWNLDGILLNTLKGHADLVYSLQFSPDGETLATASFDQTAKIWQVRSDRLHILSGHRNWVFDVAFSPDGQAIATASRDKTVKLWNRFGNYLRTFDNQDAVFSVSFSPDSQTIAAASNDFTVKLWNRDGRLINTLTGHQSGIWSVAFSPDSQLIATASADKTAKLWKADGTFLKTLNGHQDNVNSVSFSPDGNTLVTASSDSTVRLWNRDGQLLKTIKGHDGGIWDVSFSPDGNTLVTASSDKTVKLWSRDGKLLRTLKGHLQDARSVRFSPNGQTLASASFDKTIRLWSLDGRLLKILQGHTDSLANIAFSPDGKTLASTGTDNTGVLWNLEYLGNLDSLITYSCHWLQNYLTYNPNVQESDRAMCSGVAHDREPSKLGAIAPISTFMNSIN encoded by the coding sequence GTGTTTAGCCAGTTTCAAGCAGCAGAAGCTCGTCGCAAACAGGCTGAGATGAATGAAATCAATGCCATCAGCCTTTCTTCAACGGTCAGACCCTGGAATCTTCAGGGTAAAGTGCTGCAAACTCTCCAGGGACACCAGAGCCGGGTTCTGGATATCAGCTTCAGCCCGGATGGACGATGGATTGCCACTGCTAGTGCCGATAAAACGGTTAAACTCTGGAACCGACAGGGCAAACTTCTAAAAACCCTGAATGGGCATAGTAATAATGTGAACAGTGTCCGCTTCAGCCCAGATGGGCAGCGGTTCGCCACAGCTAGCAGCGATCGCACCGTCATCCTCTGGAACCGGGATGGCAACCCCCTGCAAACCTTAAAGGGGCACGGCAATGAAGTCAAGCGAGCAGTCTTCAGTCCCAATGGGCAACTCATTGCCACCGCCAGTACCGACCAGACGGTGAAGCTCTGGACGCTCGATGGCAAACCCTCGACGACGCTAGCCGGTCATCAGCGAGGGGTGTGGGATGTTGTCTTCAGTCCCGATGGTAACGGGCTGGCCACTGCCAGTGATGACAAAACTGCCCGCCTCTGGAAGTTGGATGGCACCCTGCTGCATACCCTGAGCGATCATACTGATGGTGTCCTGTGCGTCAGCTTCAGCCCCGATGGGCAGACCCTGGCCACTTCTGGCTATGACCAGACGGTAAAGCTCTGGAACCTGGACGGCATCTTGCTCAATACACTCAAGGGCCATGCGGATCTGGTATACAGTCTTCAGTTCAGCCCCGATGGAGAAACCCTGGCAACTGCCAGCTTTGATCAAACAGCCAAAATCTGGCAGGTTCGCAGCGATCGCCTCCATATCCTATCAGGACATCGCAACTGGGTGTTTGACGTTGCTTTCAGCCCGGATGGGCAGGCGATCGCCACCGCCAGCCGGGACAAAACGGTCAAACTCTGGAATCGCTTTGGTAACTACCTGCGCACCTTTGACAATCAAGATGCCGTATTTAGTGTCAGCTTCAGCCCCGACAGCCAGACCATTGCCGCTGCCAGCAACGATTTCACCGTCAAACTCTGGAACCGGGACGGTCGGCTGATCAATACCTTAACCGGGCATCAAAGTGGAATCTGGTCTGTTGCCTTCAGTCCCGATAGCCAGCTCATTGCCACTGCCAGCGCCGACAAAACAGCCAAACTCTGGAAGGCCGATGGAACCTTTCTGAAAACGCTGAACGGGCACCAGGATAACGTCAATAGTGTCAGCTTTAGCCCCGATGGCAACACCCTGGTCACCGCCAGTTCAGACAGTACCGTGAGACTCTGGAACCGGGATGGTCAGTTGCTCAAAACGATTAAGGGCCATGATGGAGGCATTTGGGATGTCAGTTTCAGCCCCGATGGCAACACCCTGGTCACCGCCAGTTCCGATAAAACCGTCAAGCTCTGGAGTCGAGACGGTAAACTGCTGCGCACCTTAAAAGGGCATCTCCAGGATGCCAGAAGTGTTCGCTTTAGCCCCAATGGTCAAACCCTGGCTTCTGCCAGTTTTGACAAAACTATCCGGCTGTGGAGCCTGGATGGCAGGTTGCTTAAAATTCTGCAAGGGCACACGGATTCGCTGGCCAATATTGCCTTCAGCCCCGATGGAAAAACACTGGCATCGACGGGCACAGACAACACAGGGGTTCTCTGGAATCTGGAGTATCTGGGTAATCTGGACAGCCTGATTACCTATAGCTGTCACTGGTTGCAGAATTACCTGACCTACAATCCCAATGTGCAGGAAAGCGATCGCGCCATGTGCAGCGGGGTTGCCCACGACAGAGAGCCATCCAAATTGGGCGCGATCGCCCCAATATCCACTTTTATGAATTCTATAAATTAA